The Nitrososphaerota archaeon genomic interval GCTGAAAGCTCGGAGCGGCTCTCGATCAAAGCGGGCAGCCTAATTAGAGTCGTGAAGGGGTATGTTAGGGCTGGGTTAGATGGTAAACCGGTGCTGCACGTAGGCCGCAAGGGCTACATCGAGACCCTAATTGAAGACGAGGACTTCATAACTTTGGATGGAGTTAGTCGAGATGTTGCGGATGTAAAGGGCGCTGAACGGAACCTCGTAGTCAAAGGTGTAGTCGACTCTGAACCCAAACATTCGGAGTTCCCAAGGAAAGATGGTTTGGGGAGTGTGACACAGTTCTACCTTAAAGGGAGGGGTGAGCGGAGAGTAAGAGTTGTACTCTGGGACATCAGCCCAGAAGTTTCAAGTAAGATAAGGGTTGGTGAAGGTGTGCTGATAGCTGGCGTGCGCTCCAAGACCCTACCCAACGGAGAAGTCGAGCTACACGGAGATGAAGCGACAACCATTATACCCTACGAGTTAGAAGTAAGCGGAAAGGTCCTTAGACTAGTATCAAAGGGTTCGCCAACCCAAGTAAGCGAAGCAGCAACCATATTGCTGCTCGATAAATCAGGGCAAGCAGTAACGTATCTGGTTAAAGGCGAAGCGCTACAGACGATTACAGAGACACCTTATGATGCGCTAGTTGAGGTAGCTTCGCAGCGACCCGTACTCTCTACAGCCTCGGATATAAAATTGGTAAGGGAGGATGAAAGCACCATACCAAAGACCGCAGACCTACTCGTCAAAGTCAAAGACGTCAAAGGCGGATCTGACAAACTCTTCCTTAAGGTGATAGCCTTAACCAAACCATCGACACAAGACATCTATACGAAAGAGGGGGCTAGCGTAAAGAAAACTGAGTTGATAGTAGGCGACGAAACAGGAGAGATTAGGCTGAATGCTTGGCGAGAGCTCCACGAAAAGCTGCTCAATATAAGCCCAGGTGAGCGGCTCCTACTCAGGGGTGTGGCAAGCCAAGTAGGAAGAGATGGTGCACCCTATCTGACAGTAAGAGCATATAGTGATGTAGAGAAGATCAAGTGATCTTTGAGGCGAACTCCTCCAGGCTTCTTACTACAAATTCGCCCCTCTCTTTCCCGCTTCTATCTAGCAGATACGCCTTTACACCAACCCTCCTAGGGACCTCGAAGTCGAAGACTATGCTGTCTCCTATGTGGTAGAGGTCTGAGGGCTGTAGGTTGAGCTCAGCAAGCACAGTTAGGTAGACTTCTTCATCCTTACCCGCCCTACCGAAGTCAGAGGTTGTGGAGAAGACTCTGGTTATGAAGGGTGCTAGGTTTGTGCATGTGAGTGTTATGTCGATGAAGTCGCGGGTAGCGCTAGTTATTATAATTAATGTAAAGCCCGCTCTACGTAGCTTGTTGAGGGCTGGGAGCGTGTCGGGGTAGAGTTTCAACCTATCTTTGAATCGATGCAGCAGCCGATTAGGCTCCTCCCTTAACCCGAACTTAGTCAACCAATAGCCCAGATCATACCACTCAAGCCTACTAGGACCAACCTTATCATACTCCTCATTAACCAACTTAAGCGCCTCGTCAAAAGATGTGCCCCTGGCGTTAGCTAGAAGTGCGGGGACGCCCTCGAACCAAACAGCATTCACAAAGCTGTAGTCCACAAGGGTGCCGTCTAGATCGAACGATACAACCCTCAAACAAACCGCCCAACCAGTAGCAACCCCCCTTCTTTTAAAAGGTGACTCATCTACCTAGCGCAGATCTCAGCTTCTCCAAGCAGGGTTGGCAGAACCACTCACCAGCCCTGTCACAAGGAGGCTCCCGACTTCACTCGTGGAGAGGAATTGCGACATATTTTTACAAGAGTTTTTCTCTTCCCCTTTTCGGGGACGCCTACGAGAAAGTGTGTGCCTCTGAACCTTCTTGAGCCTACGAAGGCTAAGGAAAGGTTGCTTAGCGAAGCATATCAGAAGTTTTTCAGCGTCGTTAAGGATGGCCCTCGGCTGCGTCGGCGGCGTGAAGTCGAGGGCGGAGCTGCATAAGAAAACATACGCTGTCTTCAGAAGCAGATATAGTGTTGCGTCTCAGCTCATCGTGGAGGCTACGAGCTACGCTTGGAGCGTGAGGAAGACAGTGGATGAAGGCATCAGAAGGTGTGTGGTGAGATTTGACAAACGGCTCTTCAGCTTCAAGCAGACGAAGCGTGGCAACCCCGTTCTCAGCCTTAGAGTAAGTAGTGAACGCATAGGTCTCCCCGTAAGAAAAGACGGCGCATACAGGAGGCTTCAAGAGCATCTCAACGATGGCTGGAAGATAACAAGCATAATTATGAAGCGAGACTTGAGCTTCCTCGCTGTTCTCTCTAAGGACTTTCCAGAACCCGAAGGAAGGGAAAACTGGTTGGGTGTGGACATCAACAGCTCTAAGATCGCTGTATCCATCGTTAGCAAAGATAAGGTGCTTAAACAGACCTATCTGGGGCAAGACGTATCTACTAGGCAAATCCGCTTCGAAGAGAGGAGAGCAAAGCTTCAAAACCACCGTGATAAAGGCTCTAGCAAAGCTGGGCTCAAACTCAAGAAGCTTAGCCGGAAGCAGAAAAACTATGTTAATACGAGAATTTGGCAGATAGCCAACGAAGTAGTCAAACTTGCTAAACGGTTCAACGCCAACATAGCCGTCGAAAAGCTCAGAAACCTTAGAAAGCATAGAGGTGAGTGGAGCAAGAAGAGCCGAAAGAAGGTTAACCGCATACCCTACGCACTCTTTAGGCACGCCTTGAAGTGTGTAGCTGAAAGAGAGGGAACACTCATAAAAGAAGTTGCTCCCAGCTACACGAGCCAAACCTGCCCACGGTGTGGGCACGTAAGCAAAGAGAATTGGAGAGGCTACGTCTACTTCAAATGCGACAGATGCGGCTACGAAGCGGATAGGGATCGCGTAGCCAGCCTCAACATCGCCCTCAAGGCGGCTCCTAAAGTAGGCGTCCCCAAAACCTATTTCTGGAGCCAGATTCCTGAGGGAGGTGCCTCCGTCAGCAGGCACGCCTTGAAGGATGAGGGGTGTGGAGGATGGCATCAAACCACCCCAAGCTTCAAGCCCACAGATTTATCCGTGGGTAGCTGACACAAGACTCGTTTGAGCAGTGCGGTAGCCCTAGGGTGTGCCCAGCTTCGTGCAGAAGAACCTTCCCATACTGCTTTTCAAAGAAGAGCCTACCCTTAGATGTGTATACGTAAATTTCATCTACGCCACTCCAGAAGGCTGGGTCTATTCTCGCCTTAGAAACCACTGCACACCCCTTCACAGCCAACCCAAACACATAGTTCACACCAGCTGTGTAGATGTCTGAAGACGTTAGCAATATGAGGATCCCTTCGCCAAGCCTTAACCCCTCTTCAATAATGGGTTCTGAGCTACGTAGTCATTAATAGACTTACATAGCTCTTGGGATTCAGCAGCTTTAGGCTCCTCTTGAGTTCATTGGAGCCTTCATCAGCCTCTTCCCCTGTCAGGGTGAACCCGCTCCAACCCCTCATCAACTCATCGAAGAGGTTTGGGGTTGGAGGAAGCCCCTCCATCTGAAGGTATAGGTTTATGGCTGCGTTGAGCTGCCTGTCCATCTTCAACCCGCATTTTTCGCATTCAAATATTGCTCCTTTCGGGGCATTGACCATCCCACATCCGGAGCACCTTCTCGTGGAGTTCTTTGGGTTGAGGAGCACAACCTTTGATTTGTAGCTCATGAGTGTTATTATTGTCTTCCAGTCGCTCTTTGAAATGTTCCTATTATGCTCATTTGAGCCGTTGAGCATTCTGTTCTTCCCTAAGTGTTCAAAGCCGTGAGTATAGCCTTTGAACCCCCTCGCTATGAAGGTTGTCAGCTTATGAAAGTAGTCTTTAGCTCTATTCCTTTCACGCTTGGAGTATTTTGCCAAAACTCTTCTAAGCGAGGGCTTCTTTGAAGCCTTCTGCTGTAACCTTTTCCTCTTCAATTCATAAACCCTATGGATGTGGAAGAGTTTTGTCAGGTCTATTCTGATCCATCCTGTGTTTGGGCTGAATCCATCTAGGCTCTTCTCGTTGCAATCCCAAGCTACCTTACCTTCAGCTCCCCCATCTTGTGCTTTGAACCTGAACGTCACTGTCAAGTATTTTTCGCCTAAGATCAGCTCTCCCGGTTCACCCTCTGCTCTGCTGAGGAACCAAGCCTTAGAAATGTCGAATACTAGGTATTCTTCATGTGGCTTTACGCTGACCTTTATCTCCCCATCCTTAAAGGTGTAGAGTGTTTCCTTGACCCTA includes:
- a CDS encoding HAD hydrolase-like protein, yielding MRVVSFDLDGTLVDYSFVNAVWFEGVPALLANARGTSFDEALKLVNEEYDKVGPSRLEWYDLGYWLTKFGLREEPNRLLHRFKDRLKLYPDTLPALNKLRRAGFTLIIITSATRDFIDITLTCTNLAPFITRVFSTTSDFGRAGKDEEVYLTVLAELNLQPSDLYHIGDSIVFDFEVPRRVGVKAYLLDRSGKERGEFVVRSLEEFASKIT
- the tnpB gene encoding IS200/IS605 family element transposase accessory protein TnpB; translated protein: MSLRRLRKGCLAKHIRSFSASLRMALGCVGGVKSRAELHKKTYAVFRSRYSVASQLIVEATSYAWSVRKTVDEGIRRCVVRFDKRLFSFKQTKRGNPVLSLRVSSERIGLPVRKDGAYRRLQEHLNDGWKITSIIMKRDLSFLAVLSKDFPEPEGRENWLGVDINSSKIAVSIVSKDKVLKQTYLGQDVSTRQIRFEERRAKLQNHRDKGSSKAGLKLKKLSRKQKNYVNTRIWQIANEVVKLAKRFNANIAVEKLRNLRKHRGEWSKKSRKKVNRIPYALFRHALKCVAEREGTLIKEVAPSYTSQTCPRCGHVSKENWRGYVYFKCDRCGYEADRDRVASLNIALKAAPKVGVPKTYFWSQIPEGGASVSRHALKDEGCGGWHQTTPSFKPTDLSVGS
- a CDS encoding transposase; this encodes MSGSSYQVRAYNIRHRYYVSEFLEAYRRLLQKAVDEIWAKIRWVEKRDEKGRRRLIPIIPKDNIFKNHYLRNLLMEGWGYSKHYVDSAIKQAYSIIKSWRRSYVKGERRREKPVVKRRFVRVKETLYTFKDGEIKVSVKPHEEYLVFDISKAWFLSRAEGEPGELILGEKYLTVTFRFKAQDGGAEGKVAWDCNEKSLDGFSPNTGWIRIDLTKLFHIHRVYELKRKRLQQKASKKPSLRRVLAKYSKRERNRAKDYFHKLTTFIARGFKGYTHGFEHLGKNRMLNGSNEHNRNISKSDWKTIITLMSYKSKVVLLNPKNSTRRCSGCGMVNAPKGAIFECEKCGLKMDRQLNAAINLYLQMEGLPPTPNLFDELMRGWSGFTLTGEEADEGSNELKRSLKLLNPKSYVSLLMTT